A single Paenibacillus sp. FSL R5-0517 DNA region contains:
- a CDS encoding tail fiber protein, which yields MFETMYPAAVNSRQTELAQAIDDTQTSFTVLDGSVLPPAPNLLTLGTDESAETVLYTGLSENEVTGVTRGFESTAKTWAAGTKLARYFTAYDHDTFRENIADLDERLNNIPAPQDASLTDKGIVQLSNSTTGDRDAIAATESAVGVVQGQVGNLANLQTTDKDNLVDALNEVFTHVDEGKEIVKTAVIVKGGTVAGTSPHSFAELADGIGTISTATVINGQQEAVGIFKTNIQENDLIKTRYNIEKKDLVSNFTHNGQSVRFSPDNKYMAVCFMSVGISMFKRIGDEYSQIPFPSISESTRYISFSLDSKFFAVPSLGAVSLRIFKIEEGDIFKEITGFIIPSARSNYTDFSSDGKYLAVSLLEAPYIALYKIEGDTFTKLANPTVLPPGGACGISFTPNADYLAVAHSGSNIASVYKRSGDVFTKLANLPSLPGTNNGFGLAFNRSGNSLFIGTSQTPGLLWYTRSGDSFTKVNITTQSIDVINDIRCSQDDRYMAFAMYSSPYMSLYDLKNGGFSKYPNPSVLPTGIGYGVDFSPDSNFLGVAHGALPALTLYDMRDGVYLSSNVRSSISASDIGLGYAKESGIAGEAKKIVKIWS from the coding sequence ATGTTTGAAACAATGTATCCGGCAGCGGTCAACAGCAGGCAGACGGAGCTGGCACAGGCTATTGACGATACTCAGACGAGCTTCACGGTGCTGGATGGTTCGGTATTACCTCCTGCACCTAACCTACTTACGCTGGGCACCGATGAATCAGCGGAAACAGTACTTTATACAGGGTTATCTGAAAACGAGGTTACAGGTGTAACGAGAGGGTTTGAGAGTACAGCCAAAACATGGGCAGCAGGAACCAAATTGGCCCGATACTTTACAGCTTACGATCACGATACATTCAGGGAAAACATAGCAGACTTGGACGAACGACTGAACAACATCCCTGCACCGCAGGATGCCTCTTTAACAGATAAGGGTATCGTCCAACTGTCAAATTCAACAACTGGAGATAGGGATGCCATAGCAGCTACGGAGTCCGCTGTAGGTGTGGTTCAAGGGCAAGTTGGTAATCTGGCCAACCTACAGACGACGGACAAGGACAATCTGGTTGATGCGCTCAACGAGGTTTTTACGCATGTCGATGAGGGGAAAGAGATCGTCAAAACCGCCGTCATCGTCAAAGGGGGAACGGTAGCAGGGACTTCCCCACACTCTTTTGCAGAGCTTGCGGATGGGATCGGGACTATTTCAACGGCAACGGTGATTAACGGTCAGCAAGAAGCAGTTGGTATTTTCAAAACTAATATTCAGGAAAATGATCTAATAAAAACTAGATACAACATCGAGAAAAAAGATTTAGTTTCGAATTTCACACACAATGGTCAATCGGTCCGATTTAGCCCGGATAACAAATACATGGCTGTATGCTTTATGTCAGTAGGAATATCTATGTTTAAGAGAATTGGAGATGAGTATAGTCAAATACCGTTTCCATCTATATCTGAATCCACTAGATATATATCGTTCAGCCTGGATTCTAAATTCTTTGCAGTCCCGAGTCTAGGAGCCGTATCATTAAGGATTTTTAAAATTGAAGAAGGAGATATATTCAAAGAAATTACGGGTTTTATTATCCCGAGTGCTCGTTCTAATTACACAGACTTCAGTTCAGATGGTAAGTATTTAGCAGTTTCTTTGCTTGAAGCTCCTTATATTGCATTATATAAAATCGAAGGAGATACGTTTACAAAACTAGCCAACCCTACTGTATTACCGCCTGGTGGTGCTTGTGGTATTTCTTTTACACCAAATGCGGATTACTTAGCGGTGGCTCATTCGGGCAGCAATATTGCAAGCGTGTATAAAAGAAGTGGGGATGTATTCACGAAGTTAGCTAACTTGCCGAGTCTACCTGGAACTAACAACGGTTTCGGACTGGCTTTCAATCGCAGCGGTAATTCCTTATTTATTGGCACTAGTCAAACTCCTGGGCTGTTGTGGTATACACGAAGCGGCGATTCATTTACTAAAGTCAACATCACCACTCAATCAATTGACGTGATCAATGACATAAGATGCAGTCAAGATGATAGGTATATGGCTTTTGCTATGTATAGCAGTCCATATATGAGTCTTTATGATTTGAAAAACGGCGGTTTTAGCAAGTACCCTAACCCGAGTGTTTTACCTACTGGTATTGGTTATGGAGTTGATTTTAGCCCAGACTCAAACTTTTTAGGGGTTGCTCACGGTGCGCTTCCTGCACTCACACTTTACGATATGCGTGATGGAGTTTATTTAAGTTCAAATGTAAGGAGTTCTATATCAGCTTCAGATATTGGACTAGGTTATGCAAAAGAAAGCGGGATTGCAGGGGAAGCTAAAAAAATAGTGAAGATATGGAGCTGA
- a CDS encoding phage tail domain-containing protein, which produces MIDATADGKSFRSIGLGLKKHNIPVLPPTRDYSVEIAGRDGEIDFGSTYGPRVINLECIVMADDSTLDYHRRVAQVAALFNAKKGDIVFTFDDLPGRRYIGRYAGTLDIEKILFDGELTIPIKMGEHPFPESDENMLEETIIHSPEKIKVISLGDERASPVIVLTNTGSTTIQKLKIQNEYLLEG; this is translated from the coding sequence ATGATTGATGCAACAGCGGATGGAAAGTCTTTCCGATCAATCGGGCTTGGGTTGAAGAAACATAACATACCAGTGTTGCCGCCAACGAGGGACTACAGTGTTGAGATTGCAGGGCGTGACGGAGAAATCGACTTTGGAAGCACCTACGGTCCGAGAGTAATTAATTTGGAGTGTATAGTCATGGCTGATGATTCCACCCTTGACTACCATAGAAGAGTCGCCCAAGTGGCGGCTCTTTTTAATGCTAAAAAAGGGGATATCGTATTCACATTCGACGATTTACCAGGAAGAAGATACATCGGAAGATATGCCGGTACTCTTGATATCGAAAAGATTCTATTCGACGGGGAACTGACTATTCCAATCAAAATGGGCGAACATCCCTTTCCGGAAAGCGATGAAAACATGCTGGAAGAAACTATTATTCATTCTCCGGAAAAAATCAAAGTAATTTCTTTGGGTGATGAACGCGCAAGTCCAGTGATTGTTTTAACCAACACCGGTTCCACAACAATTCAAAAATTAAAGATTCAGAATGAATACTTGTTAGAGGGGTGA
- a CDS encoding major capsid protein, whose product MANVLDPYFLTEVVQNIRTDINSFRGAQILTNGVDFKPELGLTIKYDVTYDDTGMTPPTGLNDPSPIHAAPVVKQMEFTNQEWREKAIIDREKIATLRKPGNSLEQTWSEEYMIEKMVNLNQRLETRFEWMRWQSLTGNLVVPATANKPSRTIDYGVPANNKPTADVLWNNIATADPLKNLDEWLLRFRGSGARGVKVVANKKVDSYLKQNEKIRDLIKFTYGKDIVTDGSLSEIVSQNLNGLQYEVYDGGYIDDTGTFFPFIPDNAVIIIGQGMTGSIMDLVTSPNNYEDIFTGHTGKFALAKLIQGDPDQWQVINGATVLPRLKYVNWHIFATVA is encoded by the coding sequence ATGGCAAACGTACTCGACCCGTACTTCCTAACGGAAGTTGTTCAGAACATTCGTACAGATATTAACAGTTTTCGAGGTGCTCAAATTCTGACAAATGGTGTGGATTTCAAACCAGAACTCGGGCTGACAATTAAATATGACGTTACCTACGACGATACCGGCATGACTCCACCTACTGGACTCAATGATCCTTCACCGATCCATGCCGCTCCTGTTGTGAAACAAATGGAGTTCACCAATCAGGAATGGCGTGAAAAAGCGATCATTGATCGAGAAAAAATCGCTACCCTTCGCAAGCCTGGAAACAGTCTTGAGCAAACTTGGAGCGAAGAATATATGATTGAAAAAATGGTAAATCTCAACCAACGTCTTGAAACTCGATTCGAGTGGATGCGTTGGCAATCACTTACAGGCAACCTTGTTGTTCCAGCAACTGCAAATAAACCTTCTCGGACAATCGACTACGGCGTTCCGGCAAATAACAAGCCTACAGCTGATGTCCTTTGGAACAATATCGCAACTGCTGATCCTTTGAAAAATCTAGATGAATGGCTTCTTAGATTCCGGGGGAGTGGCGCAAGAGGTGTTAAGGTTGTAGCTAATAAAAAAGTAGACAGTTACCTGAAGCAAAACGAAAAAATCCGCGATCTGATCAAATTCACCTACGGCAAAGATATTGTAACGGATGGTTCGCTTTCAGAAATCGTCAGCCAAAACCTGAATGGTCTTCAATACGAAGTATATGATGGCGGATATATTGACGATACAGGAACATTCTTCCCGTTCATCCCTGACAACGCCGTAATTATCATTGGTCAAGGTATGACAGGTTCTATCATGGACCTAGTGACGAGCCCGAACAACTACGAAGACATCTTTACAGGTCACACCGGAAAATTCGCACTTGCTAAACTGATTCAAGGCGACCCTGACCAATGGCAAGTAATAAACGGGGCAACTGTGCTGCCACGTTTGAAATACGTCAACTGGCACATTTTTGCTACAGTGGCGTGA
- a CDS encoding NlpC/P60 family protein: MAEGTNRDVVAARIKLDTGTVLQSFKNIDTGAKGNADAFKALNAELSTAEKSYKNISSAMDKMALTADQRRQKILAEVEAQHKQKLAQTALLGAKAQQLEQTNRLIDAKMQAQQALIKRRNQQIEQSEREHQQKMQILQNRSVKSGQEAAKATGTGTDERTRERVLQEEQKIRVALTERQRKEEALREKVLQEEQRIRQALSQTEQQTKRMGSTMDAVSKSWIGRLGDMATHAVVFHTMYKAMHEVTQAMKEGLVDIESNMAGYVQTNEHYFVHFEDGTNKMVMDTQKLNRETKAFIQTAHELGSNILDVTESARLWGRMYKDVNVVQELVRQSTKLSTVDMVELEDATKSMESVMSQYGVHITNANEAMVIGNRVLDSWSKVAHDTMAPARDLGAAFQRTGKIAAETGVSFDVMNGLISSGVRNTALSGENLGNMWKTVLGTIRTDKAVDEIERLGVKTKEVVDGVEQWRKAEDILLDLSIQVTDKNYDLTQSYADISRGVYQYAKLAASLNVGDILLGTAASVGSSGSTMQYLTVQMDTIQRKAAQTRTSLLEIFNTAGEDGLRQMIKDVLDGIDQLLIGLTKIPTGVYAAAAGLSGLLLAYKALSGPITSVIAAIQVLNAAKAQEAVSTVASTTATTANSAANTVNIVSSEGVTISTVQQTAAREAQAVATTTATVATGALSRAQAAATVTMAAATAGLSLLVGAIAIFAMKSGEAEKAERDRIQMMKDNDSASQQMISQYQRQIDLLPKMVNAHNSLKAMIDGGTLSTSKQEQAKRQLEEISKALAMTIGKEGLAQLEAAGFTDEATQTQIAALNSLIDKQREARKAVLEDQKNGLQNQMNENIAAIEITKEKIESLENSLIAGGVEFMKNIFSFKSVDESSNQLENLRLKLDSLETKNRELEASLSDANVQMQQMTVESVEAQKETDALAGINGKASDTIEELTEKLVAQTKALRESVQASISSVSELNQVADTLSKGQSLSASAVADLILKYPELASQIRKTTDGWIFEGQIIEKLRQAKIKKAIDDLKAERDTTRSVALESLKRIQFYGQEFESISTFAEAREKIKDIEKKITEEQKKNASELNSTQLMNQGIANFLQQKANEQLEAKKQKLNELNDVVKKYAGQLQLSNDQIEAMTKLLEDDTYGVEDNNKAKKETVEIMTDLQKAIEGYNKSLEKLDSQQKRVAKSSKEYLDILAEKRKALLEEQKLYEQGYNDPSQLVSSQAEITTIGSPSSDITRMLSTAVDLANSGVMRYKKIGGEFTGSFDDFKQRAYSDCSQFVQEMFETIGVQVPRTAAQQAKAGTAVSKKNIQVGDLVFFNTNGKDNSHVGIYMGDSKFIQMGESGLKVSDLNSSYWAPKYNGATRVPGVSIDNASPGSATVSQASGGVKYAGKYASEINAAANQFNVDPYLVAAVIQRESTFGARGVTNVMQVNGMNNATVKQSIDAGTKMLSELLKKSGGDVAMALGGYNMGSGIIDWFKKSGGYNKADMAAYSEKYKKVYKSNVYGDVGYVDKVLADYSPQKASTTTPTQKQLKDAKNTADSELLRISDELYNIDVSELESKLGIKDMKISDKELALKQSEARQKNLKKDSQEYKSKYELQLKLKTEIQKLMQEQRQMIEQSGLKSDELTNKRRSLTEKIGDVQSEKEDMKDQYASDQFDTAQVNMEARVERMRQQGRSEMEMTKTQLQFYQGQLKNTALTEEQRVESAKQVYDLTNKVTDLKFKNSTNWIDKQTDQMERQGKSEVEIYQMQAEAYNRMRNDTTLKAEQRAEAEKMYQDTSKKLISSRYEFSEKWMTKEALKMEMSGAQKVDIMKWELQEYLKMQADKTLSAEQQWDLEQKIYKQRNDLDKEYYSAAEKRINHLKAIGEMTTQQELAEYMKLQAAYLVGSDQRMDADEKVYDLKKKLMDEMTKAVSESVTKQKKLLDSARDEEIKRIQAEKDAFTSAQEAKIKAIDDLIQSMERTNDQDDFERLRAEKVARLEKLQSAVGPEGIKEREQVQKDIEEMDREHGRKLAKQALEDQKTALQEEKTTREKDFDDKIQDAKSHYDNLSATYDEFSSNTELSAENLKNIQILKESEKNETILGMLDAFVLEYQSRLDQIAAASAAIGVTGVAGGSLAPGTASKDSSYQKEIDLYTYNANKDAWDAAKARGDAETMRLLQEQNDAIRKKYGIDKDTGKLQHFSEGGVVKGPRGAAVPVIAHAGEAILNDRQQDSLFNLLNLRMHRLDFTMPEFSVPQGSNGVNPERTSNQFVIKSGDTYIADESAAKVFWSERDNLMRRMQARGGKG, encoded by the coding sequence ATGGCAGAGGGTACAAATAGAGATGTCGTTGCTGCGCGGATAAAATTAGACACCGGTACGGTGCTACAATCATTTAAAAACATTGATACAGGGGCTAAGGGGAATGCGGATGCATTCAAGGCGCTGAATGCTGAGTTATCCACGGCTGAGAAATCATACAAGAATATATCATCAGCAATGGATAAGATGGCCTTAACTGCGGATCAACGTCGACAAAAGATACTTGCTGAAGTTGAAGCTCAACATAAGCAGAAACTCGCTCAAACAGCCTTACTAGGCGCTAAGGCTCAACAATTGGAGCAAACAAATCGTTTAATTGATGCTAAGATGCAGGCGCAGCAAGCATTGATCAAACGGCGTAACCAGCAGATTGAGCAATCCGAACGTGAACATCAGCAAAAAATGCAGATATTGCAAAATCGTTCAGTTAAGTCCGGGCAAGAGGCTGCGAAAGCAACCGGTACGGGTACAGACGAGCGCACGCGGGAACGTGTTCTGCAAGAGGAACAGAAGATACGTGTTGCTCTGACAGAACGCCAGCGAAAAGAAGAAGCTCTCCGGGAAAAGGTCTTGCAAGAGGAACAACGGATTCGGCAAGCTTTGTCTCAAACTGAACAGCAAACCAAACGGATGGGGTCCACAATGGATGCTGTCTCTAAAAGTTGGATTGGCAGATTAGGAGATATGGCCACACATGCCGTGGTCTTCCACACGATGTATAAAGCAATGCACGAAGTCACTCAAGCCATGAAAGAGGGTTTGGTGGATATTGAATCCAACATGGCGGGGTACGTCCAGACCAACGAACACTATTTTGTGCATTTCGAAGATGGAACGAACAAGATGGTTATGGATACACAAAAGCTCAACCGTGAGACGAAAGCTTTCATTCAAACGGCCCATGAACTTGGATCAAACATTCTGGATGTTACGGAATCAGCTCGTCTCTGGGGTCGGATGTACAAAGATGTTAACGTTGTTCAAGAGCTTGTGCGTCAATCTACCAAGTTGTCCACGGTGGACATGGTTGAGCTTGAGGACGCTACCAAGTCCATGGAATCTGTAATGTCTCAATATGGAGTCCATATCACCAATGCCAACGAAGCTATGGTTATTGGTAATCGGGTCTTAGACTCCTGGTCTAAGGTTGCACACGATACAATGGCACCGGCGCGTGATCTTGGAGCTGCATTTCAACGTACTGGTAAAATAGCCGCTGAAACAGGCGTATCATTTGATGTAATGAACGGTCTCATTTCCTCAGGTGTGCGGAACACTGCCTTATCCGGGGAGAACTTGGGTAACATGTGGAAAACGGTCCTTGGTACAATACGGACGGATAAAGCGGTGGATGAGATTGAACGACTTGGTGTGAAAACCAAGGAAGTTGTTGATGGGGTAGAACAGTGGCGGAAGGCCGAGGACATCCTATTAGATTTGTCCATTCAGGTGACAGACAAAAACTATGACCTCACACAATCCTATGCGGATATTTCTCGTGGGGTATACCAGTATGCAAAACTTGCCGCATCGCTTAACGTGGGGGATATCTTGCTGGGAACTGCTGCGTCTGTTGGCTCTTCCGGATCTACAATGCAGTATCTGACCGTTCAAATGGATACGATCCAACGCAAGGCAGCTCAAACCAGAACTTCACTGCTTGAAATCTTTAATACTGCTGGCGAAGATGGATTACGCCAGATGATTAAAGATGTGTTAGACGGAATTGACCAACTTTTAATTGGACTAACAAAAATCCCTACAGGAGTATACGCTGCTGCCGCAGGGTTGAGCGGTTTGTTGCTGGCATATAAAGCCCTCAGCGGTCCGATTACGTCTGTAATTGCGGCAATTCAAGTGCTGAATGCTGCCAAAGCGCAAGAAGCTGTTTCAACAGTCGCAAGTACAACTGCAACAACAGCTAATTCAGCAGCAAATACGGTTAATATCGTTTCCAGCGAAGGCGTAACTATCTCCACAGTTCAACAGACAGCCGCAAGGGAAGCGCAAGCTGTAGCGACCACCACGGCAACAGTGGCAACCGGTGCATTGAGCAGGGCGCAGGCTGCTGCTACGGTTACCATGGCGGCGGCAACTGCGGGACTATCTCTGCTGGTCGGTGCTATTGCTATTTTTGCGATGAAAAGTGGGGAAGCCGAAAAAGCAGAACGTGATCGGATTCAGATGATGAAGGACAACGATTCAGCGAGTCAACAAATGATTAGTCAGTATCAACGTCAGATTGATTTGTTGCCAAAGATGGTCAACGCTCATAATTCCTTAAAAGCGATGATTGATGGCGGAACGCTATCCACAAGTAAACAGGAACAGGCGAAACGTCAACTGGAAGAGATATCTAAGGCTCTGGCGATGACAATAGGTAAAGAAGGATTGGCACAGCTTGAAGCTGCGGGGTTCACGGATGAGGCAACTCAAACACAAATTGCTGCGCTTAATTCGCTCATTGATAAGCAAAGGGAAGCCAGAAAAGCTGTATTAGAAGATCAGAAAAACGGTTTACAGAACCAAATGAATGAAAACATCGCAGCTATTGAAATAACGAAGGAGAAGATAGAGTCTCTTGAAAATAGTTTGATCGCTGGCGGCGTGGAGTTTATGAAGAACATCTTCAGTTTCAAAAGCGTGGACGAATCATCCAACCAACTGGAGAATTTACGATTGAAACTGGACTCTTTAGAGACCAAAAATCGCGAACTTGAGGCATCATTAAGTGATGCGAATGTTCAGATGCAACAAATGACAGTCGAATCTGTTGAAGCTCAAAAGGAGACAGATGCTTTAGCTGGAATAAACGGTAAGGCTTCGGATACGATTGAAGAACTGACCGAAAAACTGGTTGCGCAGACCAAGGCTTTGAGAGAATCCGTTCAAGCGAGTATTTCTTCTGTTTCTGAGCTGAATCAAGTTGCAGACACACTCTCCAAAGGACAGTCTTTAAGTGCATCTGCTGTAGCAGACTTGATTTTGAAATATCCTGAATTAGCTTCACAGATACGAAAAACAACGGATGGTTGGATATTTGAAGGTCAAATTATAGAAAAATTGAGGCAAGCAAAAATCAAGAAAGCAATTGATGATCTGAAAGCAGAGAGGGATACAACGCGCAGTGTGGCGCTGGAGAGTTTAAAACGAATTCAATTTTATGGGCAAGAGTTTGAATCTATCTCAACCTTTGCTGAAGCACGCGAGAAAATCAAAGATATTGAAAAAAAAATCACCGAAGAACAGAAGAAGAATGCTTCTGAATTAAATAGCACACAGCTTATGAATCAAGGTATAGCTAATTTTCTTCAACAAAAGGCCAATGAGCAACTTGAAGCTAAAAAACAAAAACTTAATGAGTTAAACGACGTCGTAAAAAAATATGCTGGTCAACTACAGTTAAGTAATGACCAGATCGAAGCCATGACTAAGCTTCTGGAAGATGACACTTACGGGGTAGAAGACAATAACAAAGCGAAAAAAGAAACCGTAGAAATTATGACGGACTTACAGAAGGCGATTGAAGGCTACAACAAGTCCTTGGAAAAATTGGATTCACAACAGAAAAGAGTTGCGAAGTCGTCCAAAGAATACCTTGATATACTCGCTGAAAAGCGTAAGGCATTGCTGGAGGAACAGAAGCTTTACGAGCAAGGATACAACGATCCGTCACAACTCGTATCATCACAGGCGGAAATAACAACAATTGGGTCACCGTCTTCAGATATTACTAGAATGCTATCCACCGCTGTAGATCTGGCAAACTCCGGTGTGATGAGATACAAGAAAATAGGCGGTGAATTTACCGGTTCGTTTGATGACTTCAAACAACGAGCCTATTCAGATTGTTCGCAGTTTGTGCAGGAGATGTTTGAAACAATCGGAGTACAGGTACCACGTACCGCAGCTCAACAAGCTAAAGCGGGAACTGCGGTATCAAAGAAAAATATTCAAGTTGGAGATCTTGTGTTCTTCAATACGAATGGCAAAGACAACTCACATGTTGGTATTTATATGGGTGATAGCAAGTTTATTCAAATGGGGGAATCCGGATTAAAGGTTTCGGATTTGAATAGCAGCTACTGGGCACCGAAATACAACGGGGCAACTCGTGTTCCTGGTGTATCTATTGATAACGCATCTCCGGGTTCGGCAACTGTTTCTCAGGCCAGTGGTGGCGTGAAGTATGCTGGTAAATACGCTTCTGAGATTAATGCTGCTGCTAATCAATTTAATGTTGACCCATACCTTGTCGCTGCTGTGATCCAACGCGAATCAACTTTTGGAGCTAGGGGCGTAACCAATGTCATGCAAGTCAATGGCATGAACAATGCGACAGTAAAACAGAGTATTGATGCAGGGACTAAGATGCTCTCCGAGTTACTGAAGAAATCTGGTGGAGATGTCGCCATGGCTCTGGGCGGATACAACATGGGATCGGGAATTATTGATTGGTTCAAAAAGTCTGGTGGATACAATAAGGCTGATATGGCTGCGTATTCAGAGAAATACAAGAAAGTTTATAAAAGCAATGTATACGGAGATGTGGGGTATGTTGATAAAGTATTGGCTGATTATTCTCCACAAAAGGCTTCTACAACTACGCCTACACAAAAGCAATTAAAGGATGCAAAAAACACTGCTGATAGCGAACTGCTTCGGATTAGTGATGAACTTTATAACATCGATGTTTCAGAACTGGAGAGTAAACTCGGAATCAAAGATATGAAAATTTCGGATAAAGAGCTGGCTTTGAAACAATCCGAGGCACGTCAGAAAAATTTGAAGAAAGACTCACAGGAGTACAAATCTAAGTATGAGCTTCAGTTGAAACTCAAAACAGAAATTCAAAAACTTATGCAGGAACAGCGTCAGATGATCGAACAATCCGGGCTGAAATCAGATGAGTTGACTAATAAGCGACGAAGCCTGACTGAGAAAATCGGGGATGTGCAGTCCGAGAAAGAAGACATGAAGGATCAGTATGCCAGCGACCAATTTGATACCGCACAGGTCAATATGGAAGCTCGTGTTGAACGCATGCGTCAACAAGGTCGTTCCGAGATGGAAATGACCAAGACGCAGCTTCAGTTTTATCAGGGACAGCTCAAAAATACTGCCCTAACTGAGGAGCAGCGTGTCGAATCAGCTAAACAAGTGTATGACCTGACCAATAAGGTTACGGATCTGAAATTTAAAAATTCAACGAATTGGATTGATAAACAAACGGATCAGATGGAGCGTCAAGGTAAGTCTGAGGTTGAGATTTATCAAATGCAGGCTGAGGCTTACAATCGGATGCGAAATGATACTACGCTAAAAGCAGAACAACGAGCTGAAGCAGAGAAAATGTATCAAGACACTTCCAAGAAACTGATTTCGTCTCGTTATGAGTTCTCAGAGAAGTGGATGACTAAAGAAGCTTTGAAAATGGAAATGTCCGGTGCTCAAAAAGTAGACATCATGAAATGGGAGCTGCAAGAGTACCTAAAAATGCAGGCTGATAAAACCTTATCTGCTGAACAGCAATGGGATCTTGAACAGAAAATATATAAGCAACGAAATGATCTGGACAAAGAATACTATTCTGCTGCTGAGAAACGAATTAACCACTTGAAGGCCATCGGTGAAATGACTACTCAGCAGGAACTTGCTGAGTATATGAAGCTTCAGGCAGCTTACCTGGTTGGAAGCGATCAACGAATGGATGCGGATGAGAAGGTCTACGATCTAAAGAAAAAACTTATGGACGAAATGACCAAGGCAGTATCTGAATCGGTAACCAAGCAGAAAAAGCTATTGGACAGCGCGAGAGATGAGGAAATTAAACGTATCCAAGCTGAGAAAGACGCCTTTACTTCAGCACAAGAAGCCAAAATCAAAGCCATCGATGATTTGATTCAATCTATGGAGCGAACTAATGATCAGGATGACTTTGAAAGGTTGCGTGCGGAGAAAGTAGCGCGTCTGGAAAAACTTCAGTCAGCTGTTGGGCCAGAAGGTATCAAAGAGAGAGAACAAGTGCAAAAAGACATTGAAGAAATGGATAGAGAACATGGTCGCAAGCTTGCCAAACAGGCGCTTGAGGATCAGAAAACGGCCTTACAAGAGGAGAAAACAACTCGCGAAAAAGATTTTGACGATAAAATTCAAGATGCTAAATCGCATTATGATAATCTTTCAGCAACCTATGATGAATTTTCTTCAAATACTGAATTGTCTGCCGAGAATTTGAAAAACATTCAGATTTTGAAGGAGAGCGAGAAGAACGAAACGATCCTCGGAATGCTTGATGCATTTGTGTTGGAGTATCAGAGTCGTCTTGATCAGATTGCTGCGGCAAGTGCTGCAATTGGAGTGACTGGTGTCGCTGGTGGATCATTGGCTCCTGGAACTGCATCGAAGGACTCTTCATATCAGAAGGAAATTGATCTGTACACCTATAACGCTAACAAGGATGCTTGGGATGCAGCTAAAGCTCGTGGCGATGCTGAAACCATGCGACTCCTTCAAGAACAAAACGATGCCATTCGTAAGAAATATGGAATCGATAAAGACACAGGCAAACTCCAGCATTTTAGTGAAGGGGGAGTAGTCAAAGGTCCTCGCGGTGCGGCTGTCCCGGTTATTGCGCACGCTGGAGAAGCTATCCTTAATGACCGACAACAGGATTCGTTGTTTAATCTCCTAAACCTACGAATGCACAGACTAGACTTCACAATGCCTGAGTTCTCAGTTCCTCAAGGTTCAAACGGAGTAAATCCGGAGAGAACCAGTAATCAATTCGTAATTAAATCAGGAGATACTTATATCGCGGACGAATCGGCTGCGAAAGTCTTCTGGAGTGAACGTGATAATTTGATGCGGAGGATGCAGGCAAGGGGAGGTAAAGGCTGA
- a CDS encoding head decoration protein, producing MIGSQYNGAPGPGQIYTQEFVEVLASTDLQARIPGGVLLEKGNGVIKKGTILGRVTASNKFVPYLSSASDGSQIAVCILDNDQDTTLTDIGASAWIAGIFTESKITGIDTAAKTALKLCYFV from the coding sequence ATGATTGGATCTCAATACAACGGTGCACCGGGACCTGGTCAGATTTACACACAGGAATTTGTTGAAGTTCTTGCTTCCACGGACTTGCAAGCTCGGATTCCTGGCGGTGTGTTGCTTGAAAAAGGAAACGGAGTGATTAAAAAGGGGACTATCCTTGGGAGGGTTACTGCTTCCAATAAATTTGTTCCTTATCTCTCCTCAGCTTCTGACGGTTCGCAAATCGCTGTTTGCATTTTGGACAATGATCAGGATACTACACTTACCGATATCGGTGCTTCTGCGTGGATTGCTGGTATTTTCACTGAATCTAAAATTACAGGCATTGATACAGCGGCTAAAACAGCGCTGAAACTTTGCTACTTTGTATAA